A region of Polyangiaceae bacterium DNA encodes the following proteins:
- a CDS encoding Uma2 family endonuclease, with protein MAGDAAPKSYVSYADYVALERESTTKHEWLDGVIYDMSGGTIEHSGLKAAVVTALSLELRGKRCRVFDSDLKIKVLATGLATYPDASVVCGSAELDPENDHAITNPKVIVEVLSDSSEAYDRGQKFAHYRRIPSLMEYVLVSQAERRIEVFRRNAAGKWELAEEALAGQTAQLTSIECALSVDEVYADPLSAA; from the coding sequence ATGGCGGGCGATGCTGCACCCAAATCGTACGTGAGTTACGCTGACTACGTCGCGCTCGAGCGAGAAAGCACGACCAAGCACGAGTGGCTGGACGGGGTCATCTATGACATGTCTGGCGGTACGATCGAGCACTCTGGGCTCAAGGCTGCCGTGGTCACCGCGTTGTCCTTGGAGCTTCGAGGCAAACGTTGCCGGGTTTTCGATTCGGACCTGAAGATCAAGGTGCTTGCCACTGGATTGGCGACGTACCCCGATGCCAGTGTTGTCTGCGGGTCTGCGGAGCTCGACCCGGAAAATGACCATGCCATTACGAATCCGAAGGTCATCGTGGAGGTTCTCTCCGACTCGAGTGAAGCCTACGATCGGGGGCAGAAATTCGCCCACTACCGGCGTATCCCGTCGCTCATGGAATACGTGTTGGTTTCTCAGGCAGAACGACGCATTGAAGTGTTTCGCCGAAATGCAGCCGGCAAATGGGAGCTCGCTGAAGAAGCCTTGGCCGGACAAACTGCGCAACTCACGAGCATCGAATGCGCTCTGTCCGTCGACGAAGTCTACGCCGACCCGCTCAGTGCGGCGTGA